Proteins found in one Hydrogenimonas thermophila genomic segment:
- a CDS encoding efflux RND transporter permease subunit gives MKKFEQFVFNILGSKSKQWMVIFLTLAALVGSVMMLPTKIVLAKMLPGKSANTFSIYVNAPTDSSIEETKKISECVVSFLQKEKEVTDTEVYLGQGAPLDYAGLVKGSAFKNSENVAEIVVNLTDKHEREEPSFMMVHRLRPIIKTNCEAIKEGTVIQMVEQPAGPPTLAAVVAEIYGKDHKSTYALSQKIAKIFESTDGLVDVDIMADDPYKKYELIPNPDKIARSGLSVEQVNKILYLAFEGMVVAHKNSKNYPDQIGLFVRLSDLTRRLHDKSKESLQSKLASLKLMNKKGMLVPMSEVVTIKEVDASPTIMQKNLRRMINVTAETDLVSQVYPLLDARSRIMEELSDQYEITTTDYLFNLRLKDKKTGEVFDLKWDGEMKVTLDTFRDLGAAFIAALVLIFLLLVVYYKNFTISGIVLAGSFLSIIGVIVGHWVADLVTEHTFFLTATSLIGFIALMGISSRNSLLLIDFAKSLMVEKGFDKQHAIAVASATRAKPIMLTAIAIILGSALLASDPIFGGLGVALISGTVAAVVVSLIFIPVLMYRAKAMDFKEQNA, from the coding sequence GTGAAAAAGTTTGAACAGTTTGTTTTTAATATTTTAGGCTCAAAATCAAAGCAGTGGATGGTAATCTTCCTTACTCTTGCTGCATTGGTAGGATCAGTTATGATGCTTCCTACAAAGATTGTTCTTGCAAAGATGCTTCCAGGAAAGAGTGCAAACACATTTTCAATCTATGTAAATGCACCTACAGACAGTTCAATTGAAGAGACAAAAAAGATAAGTGAATGTGTTGTATCTTTTTTGCAAAAAGAGAAAGAGGTAACTGACACTGAAGTCTATCTTGGTCAAGGCGCTCCACTAGATTATGCTGGGCTTGTAAAAGGATCTGCATTTAAAAACAGTGAAAATGTTGCTGAAATAGTTGTAAACTTAACAGATAAACATGAGCGTGAAGAGCCATCTTTTATGATGGTTCACAGATTGCGTCCAATTATCAAAACCAATTGTGAAGCCATTAAAGAGGGTACTGTTATTCAGATGGTAGAACAGCCTGCAGGACCTCCTACACTAGCAGCTGTTGTTGCAGAAATTTATGGAAAAGACCATAAAAGCACCTATGCATTGAGTCAAAAAATTGCTAAAATTTTTGAATCTACAGATGGATTGGTAGATGTCGATATTATGGCAGATGATCCATACAAAAAGTATGAGTTGATTCCAAATCCAGATAAAATAGCACGATCAGGGTTAAGTGTAGAACAGGTTAATAAGATACTATATTTAGCATTTGAAGGTATGGTTGTTGCACATAAAAACAGTAAAAACTATCCTGATCAGATAGGTCTTTTTGTACGTTTGAGTGATCTAACAAGACGTTTGCATGATAAAAGTAAAGAGTCTCTTCAGAGTAAATTGGCTTCACTTAAATTGATGAATAAAAAAGGTATGCTTGTACCTATGAGTGAGGTTGTTACAATTAAAGAGGTAGATGCTTCACCTACAATTATGCAGAAAAATTTACGTAGAATGATCAATGTAACTGCTGAAACTGACCTTGTTTCTCAAGTATATCCACTACTTGATGCAAGAAGTAGAATTATGGAAGAGCTTAGTGACCAATATGAGATCACAACAACTGACTATCTTTTCAATCTTCGTTTAAAAGATAAGAAGACAGGTGAAGTGTTTGATCTAAAATGGGATGGTGAGATGAAAGTAACACTTGATACATTTAGAGATCTTGGTGCTGCTTTCATTGCTGCTCTTGTATTGATCTTCCTACTTTTGGTTGTCTACTATAAAAACTTTACAATTAGCGGTATAGTGCTTGCTGGAAGTTTCTTATCTATTATCGGGGTTATTGTTGGTCACTGGGTTGCTGATCTTGTAACTGAGCATACATTCTTCCTGACAGCTACATCTCTTATTGGCTTTATTGCATTGATGGGTATCAGTTCTCGTAACTCACTACTTCTTATAGATTTTGCTAAGTCGTTAATGGTTGAAAAAGGGTTTGATAAACAGCATGCTATTGCAGTAGCAAGTGCAACAAGAGCTAAGCCTATTATGCTAACAGCTATTGCAATTATTCTTGGTTCTGCACTGCTTGCAAGTGACCCAATTTTTGGTGGTCTTGGTGTTGCGCTTATTTCAGGAACAGTAGCAGCTGTTGTTGTATCACTTATTTTTATTCCTGTTTTAATGTATCGTGCAAAAGCTATGGATTTTAAGGAGCAAAATGCCTGA
- a CDS encoding DUF2905 domain-containing protein, with amino-acid sequence MPDIGRLLIGLGIVLILFGLFVFYIGKLPGDIVIKKENFTFYFPITTSILISLILSIIFYLFSKFF; translated from the coding sequence ATGCCTGATATAGGGCGTTTGCTTATAGGTCTTGGAATTGTACTAATTCTCTTTGGGCTATTTGTCTTTTATATAGGCAAATTGCCCGGAGATATTGTGATTAAAAAAGAGAACTTTACTTTTTATTTCCCAATTACAACTTCTATTCTTATTTCTCTCATTCTTTCTATTATCTTTTACCTTTTCTCCAAGTTTTTTTAG